Proteins from a genomic interval of Nasonia vitripennis strain AsymCx chromosome 3, Nvit_psr_1.1, whole genome shotgun sequence:
- the LOC100122958 gene encoding ral GTPase-activating protein subunit beta isoform X2, producing the protein MNFGVFNRVNLKDLGDNMYSEWASLSILIQQGSEDSQSVLEKFAPGVGREVTLSIVRQLATNLGIAQAAEPSPLNTDKEVRWCMEVICFGLSLPLTEHDTVRDCVNVYCEWLSALYTSPKISVPKPIADDPNYYARKIIGHFHNLFVPRKGEVWPFLYQDLGADTINKQAVLCHRVLRTLQQVARISANLERETWESLLLFLIGINDALLAPPAIREDTGEQLCERVLGVLLEVWLVACERNFPSPPLWRTLRESCLRWRHRLSLIEQWNRVCLALTARLLHIMYGPMFPELKISEEDSQLVSSTMSNEAVAQAWYRLLRTIGDPVDLCRPAVISQTQAFLRYAIASPNVVDPCQHPCLQQLPYIFLKAIKGIAGQVDAFLGIAQACCWEECCVTSLGISGGGGSSSIGLTASTVGLTSISGDRIMKDQPHPSPTPPTQRRLAKSFSVTPSAVTKGIPKASLIGLTTSRVTSTPLMSTNSGPSSTSSTTSMVSLNQDARPPLASGRPKCNSILHLFGEWLFEAAFIGTDGWSQNLPQPNNAPKRPSSVLVDGPSSLQENIGEVPPSLSIDRYESGRAEAMGTLCRIFCAKKTGEEILPAYLARFYQAMNHGLKVNRFSDVRECGETLASILSNSADLFRLDLDGVQVLVPAVLSALEVVLPEKDLRLKSNAVSKVELRRSSIHLLLSMLSLPLHFQNLQIKEIPTASLINHEKIPITFAQLKPKLMNLLINALQVEVDPQNTHMLLGGLLLSVQDSAAAEEAEQVTQPDSTISNESTTNLLSSVCTSDTTSQISISSDLRSLGDASDIAMLQEESISFDSAHALFVRATYLVCHRLISSWKTDLNISLAALEMLSGLARTRIRETDALECKRAVKWLCDYIAYQCWRPPPAHSKDLHSSIVAAFACLTTWLTAHPQLLQDKECLATVLEVVELGVSGSKSVGKPGEPIKMKDEKELKPASMRVRDAADALLTIILEQVGYFPSVCGAESLSSLLDEVSLLRHCNSWPGGRQVPRETAVERFRYFVADNATMLALLEEPLGNDQDPQPTVTVLIRGPFGRHAWTMQLRHLPRHRSIVRSSNTNPGRPLPLQETQPPTDYKPRFFPDNVDKIPHCKVDESIPSLEAVMNENDLVKNEHQMLHQLLDYAIGSEAKSNEENANRVASAKMNECSPPKICHEFQTARLFLSHFGFLNLESNAANNDLSSAGSEGLTALDPTIAGFANDLESLDHISARTCDTVHIFYVKSGQSTPEAILANVLNESNVSSNFLEFLNSLGWQVSVTSHAGWTGHVQTSWRSTSTSSVSANAHVVQPADEEEHGGALYNGSRHVLYWADVSSEVAFVVPTWAANVTTSETADNNFSEPANVWFERCVSTSAAQAFSNSHAVTGQTRAMSLDLEKQSANMASSAAAAPIEPIKPSRRATKHSFPAQTDTKIMVVWLESLEDYAQFPIAGLLPHTHTGLDHSRTVQACDVHVIYLQALASGLMRIKLQGPTSRMNLATPLIDGMVVSRRALGPLVRQTALNIGRRKRLDNDSYHPPHVRRRLRIQDMVQKYKRNLQQPELLTLLFNSTQM; encoded by the exons ATGAATTTTGGAGTCTTCAATCGCGTTAATCTTAAG GACTTGGGAGACAACATGTACTCAGAGTGGGCATCTCTGAGTATACTGATCCAGCAAGGGTCAGAGGACAGTCAAAGTGTTCTTGAAAAATTTGCTCCTGGCGTTGGCAGAGAGGTGACGCTTTCAATAGTACGTCAACTAGCCACAAATCTAGGAATCGCTCAAGCTGCTGAACCAAGTCCCTTGAATACAGATAAGGAAGTTCGATGGTGTATGGAAGTAATCTGCTTTGGACTCTCATTACCTCTGACTGAGCACGACACCGTCAGAGATTGTGTCAATGTGTACTGCGAGTGGCTTTCTGCATTGTACACTTCACCCAAAATTTCTGTGCCTAAACCTATAGCCGATGATCCCAACTACTATGCGAGAAAAATCATTGGTCACTTCCACAATCTTTTTGTACCTAGGAAAGGAGAAG TCTGGCCATTTTTATACCAGGATTTGG GAGCTGATACAATCAACAAACAAGCAGTATTATGTCACAGAGTATTAAGAACATTACAGCAAGTTGCTAGGATATCTGCAAACTTAGAAAGAGAAACATGGGAAagtttgttattgtttttaattggCATTAATGATGCTCTCCTGGCACCACCAGCAATAAGAGAAGACACTGGCGAGCAATTATGTGAGCGAGTATTGGGAGTGCTGTTGGAG GTTTGGTTAGTAGCATGCGAGCGAAATTTCCCATCTCCACCCTTGTGGAGGACTCTACGCGAATCCTGTCTTCGTTGGCGCCATCGATTATCTTTGATAGAACAATGGAATCGAGTTTGCTTGGCTCTTACAGCACGACTTTTACATATTATGTACGGGCCAATGTTTCCAGAGTTAAAAATTA GTGAAGAAGATTCTCAATTGGTATCCAGTACAATGTCCAACGAAGCTGTTGCGCAGGCATGGTATAGGCTTTTACGTACAATTGGAGACCCCGTCGATTTGTGCCGTCCAGCCGTCATTTCGCAGACGCAGGCGTTCCTAAGATACGCCATTGCCAGTCCTAATGTTGTTGATCCCTGTCAACATCCATGTTTACAACAATTACCCTACATATTTCTTAAAGCAATAAAGGGTATTGCCGGACAGGTCGACGCGTTTTTAG GTATCGCACAGGCCTGCTGCTGGGAGGAGTGTTGCGTGACGAGTCTGGGAATCAGCGGCGGTGGAGGCAGTTCTAGTATTGGCCTCACCGCTAGTACCGTTGGCTTGACGAGCATCAGCGGTGACAGAATCATGAAGGATCAACCACATCCTTCACCTACACCTCCCACGCAGCGCAGGCTTGCCAAGAGCTTCAGTGTGACGCCCTCCGCTGTCACTAAGG GAATACCTAAGGCATCTCTAATAGGACTAACAACTAGCAGAGTTACCAGTACACCGCTGATGAGTACCAATTCTGGTCCGTCATCTACTTCCAGCACAACTT CTATGGTATCATTAAATCAAGATGCTAGACCACCTTTAGCATCAGGACGGCCAAAGTGCAATAGTATACTTCATCTGTTTGGTGAGTGGCTTTTTGAAGCTGCATTTATAGGTACCGACGGCTGGTCGCAAAATCTACCAC AACCAAATAATGCCCCTAAACGTCCATCTTCAGTACTCGTTGATGGTCCCAGTTCTCTACAAGAAAATATTGGAGAAGTTCCACCTTCTCTCAGCATAGACCGTTACGAATCTGGAAGAGCAGAAGCCATGGGTACTCTTTGTAGAATATTTTGCGCCAAAAAGACTGGAGAGGAAATTTTACCAGCTTATTTGGCCAGGTTTTATCAAGCGATGAACCATGGTCTCAAAGTTAACAGGTTTTCCGAT GTGAGAGAATGCGGCGAAACTCTGGCGAGTATTTTATCCAACTCGGCAGATCTTTTTCGGCTTGATTTGGATGGCGTACAGGTTTTAGTACCAGCAGTACTTTCTGCTTTGGAAGTTGTGCTTCCAGAAAAAGATTTAAGACTTAAATCGAACGCGGTTTCAAAAGTAGAATTACGAAGATCTTCCATCCATTTGTTACTGTCCATGTTATCACTACCGTTACATTTCCAG AATCTTCAAATCAAAGAAATACCAACTGCTTCTTTGATCAACCATGAAAAGATTCCTATTACGTTTGCACAGTTGAAACCAAAATTGATGAACTTGTTGATAAATGCTTTGCAAGTGGAAGTTGATCCACAAAATACTCATATGCTTTTAG GTGGCTTGTTATTGAGTGTGCAAGATTCAGCAGCGGCTGAAGAAGCAGAGCAAGTTACACAACCTGATAGTACAATTTCGAATGAGTCGACCACTAATTTACTTTCATCTg TCTGCACCAGCGATACGACCAGTCAGATAAGCATTTCCAGTGACCTGCGCTCTCTAGGCGATGCATCCGATATTGCTATGCTCCAAGAAGAAAGCATTTCCTTCG ATTCGGCACATGCACTATTTGTGCGGGCAACGTACTTGGTTTGCCATCGGCTGATATCGTCTTGGAAAACGGATTTGAATATTTCACTGGCGGCTCTCGAGATGCTCTCCGGGTTGGCGAGGACGCGTATTCGCGAAACAG ATGCCCTGGAGTGTAAGAGAGCAGTGAAGTGGCTGTGTGACTATATAGCTTATCAATGTTGGCGACCGCCGCCAGCACATTCCAAAGATCTTCATTCGTCCATCGTTGCTGCCTTTGCTTGTTTAACCACTTGGTTGACTGCTCATCCCCAACTTTTGCAAGACAAGGAGTGCTTGGCCACAGTTTTAGAGGTGGTGGAGTTGGGTGTTTCTGGTTCAAAATCAGTCGGCAAACCTGGCGAGCCGATTAAAATGAAGGATGAAAAGGAGCTAAAGCCGGCATCGATGCGCGTAAGAGACGCAGCCGATGCTTTGCTAACAATTATTCTTGAACAG GTTGGCTACTTCCCGAGTGTGTGCGGTGCCGAATCTCTGTCCTCTCTCCTCGACGAGGTTTCTCTGCTGCGCCACTGTAATAGTTGGCCTGGCGGACGACAAGTTCCCCGAGAGACGGCCGTCGAGCGATTCCGCTACTTTGTCGCAGATAACGCAACCATGCTGGCACTTTTGGAAGAGCCTCTGGGCAACGACCAAGACCCTCAGCCAACCGTCACGGTGTTGATTCGCGGGCCTTTTGGTCGTCATGCTTGGACAATGCAGCTGAGACATCTGCCTCGACATCGATCGATTGTACGAAGTTCTAATACGAACCCGGGCAGACCGTTACCTCTGCAAGAAACACAACCTCCAACAGACTACAAACCCAGATTCTTCCCGGACAACGTGGATAAAATACCTCATTGCAAAGT AGACGAATCGATTCCAAGTTTGGAAGCTGTAATGAACGAGAACGACTTGGTAAAGAATGAGCATCAGATGTTGCACCAATTGCTCGACTATGCAATTGGCAGTGAAGCGAAGTCCAACGAGGAAAACGCAAACCGTGTTGCCTCCGCCAAGATGAACGAATGTTCGCCACCCAAGATATGCCACGAATTTCAGACTGCTCGATTATTTCTCAGTCATTTCGGCTTTTTGAATCTCGAATCTAATGCGGCAAATAACGACCTCAGCAGCGCCGGTAGTGAAGGTCTAACTGCCCTCGATCCAACCATAGCTGGTTTCGCAAATGATCTTGAGAGTCTGGATCATATCAGTGCTAGAACGTGCGATACGGTTCACATTTTTTACGTGAAATCTGGACAGTCAACACCTGAAGCAATACTTGCGAACGTG TTAAACGAGAGCAACGTATCGTCAAATTTCTTGGAATTTCTAAACTCGTTGGGCTGGCAAGTCTCAGTCACGTCGCATGCAGGATGGACTGGTCACGTTCAGACTTCGTGGCGTTCGACCTCGACTTCCTCTGTATCTGCAAACGCTCATGTTGTTCAACCAGCGGACGAGGAGGAACACGGCGGTGCTCTGTACAACGGCAGCAGGCACGTGCTCTATTGGGCGGATGTCAGTTCGGAGGTGGCATTTGTTGTACCGACTTGGGCAGCAAACGTGACAACGTCGGAAACGGCCGACAACAACTTTAGCGAGCCCGCTAATG TTTGGTTTGAGAGGTGCGTCAGTACAAGTGCTGCTCAGGCGTTCTCGAATTCGCATGCAGTTACCGGACAAACTCGCGCAATGTCATTGGATCTGGAAAAACAGTCAGCCAATATGGCTTcgtcagcggcggcggcgccgaTAGAGCCAATAAAACCCAGTAGGAGGGCTACCAAGCATTCGTTCCCGGCGCAGACAGATACGAAAATTATGGTGGTGTGGTTGGAGAGTCTGGAGGACTACGCACAATTTCCAATCG CGGGACTATTGCCCCACACGCACACGGGCTTGGATCACTCACGTACGGTGCAGGCGTGTGACGTTCATGTGATCTACTTACAAGCTCTCGCTAGCGGACTCATGCGGATAAAGTTACAAGGCCCGACCTCAAGAATGAATTTAGCGACACCGTTAATCGATGGGATGGTCGTTTCGAGAAGAGCTTTGGGCCCTTTGGTTCGCCAAACTGCGCTCAACATTGGTCGGAGGAAACGTCTAGATAATGATAG TTATCATCCGCCGCACGTTCGAAGACGGCTAAGAATCCAGGATATGGTTCAAAAGTACAAGCGCAATTTACAGCAACCCGAACTTTTGACTCTGTTATTTAATAGCACtcaaatgtaa
- the LOC100122958 gene encoding ral GTPase-activating protein subunit beta isoform X3: protein MNFGVFNRVNLKDLGDNMYSEWASLSILIQQGSEDSQSVLEKFAPGVGREVTLSIVRQLATNLGIAQAAEPSPLNTDKEVRWCMEVICFGLSLPLTEHDTVRDCVNVYCEWLSALYTSPKISVPKPIADDPNYYARKIIGHFHNLFVPRKGEGADTINKQAVLCHRVLRTLQQVARISANLERETWESLLLFLIGINDALLAPPAIREDTGEQLCERVLGVLLEVWLVACERNFPSPPLWRTLRESCLRWRHRLSLIEQWNRVCLALTARLLHIMYGPMFPELKISEEDSQLVSSTMSNEAVAQAWYRLLRTIGDPVDLCRPAVISQTQAFLRYAIASPNVVDPCQHPCLQQLPYIFLKAIKGIAGQVDAFLGIAQACCWEECCVTSLGISGGGGSSSIGLTASTVGLTSISGDRIMKDQPHPSPTPPTQRRLAKSFSVTPSAVTKGIPKASLIGLTTSRVTSTPLMSTNSGPSSTSSTTSMVSLNQDARPPLASGRPKCNSILHLFGEWLFEAAFIGTDGWSQNLPQPNNAPKRPSSVLVDGPSSLQENIGEVPPSLSIDRYESGRAEAMGTLCRIFCAKKTGEEILPAYLARFYQAMNHGLKVNRFSDVRECGETLASILSNSADLFRLDLDGVQVLVPAVLSALEVVLPEKDLRLKSNAVSKVELRRSSIHLLLSMLSLPLHFQNLQIKEIPTASLINHEKIPITFAQLKPKLMNLLINALQVEVDPQNTHMLLGGLLLSVQDSAAAEEAEQVTQPDSTISNESTTNLLSSVCTSDTTSQISISSDLRSLGDASDIAMLQEESISFDSAHALFVRATYLVCHRLISSWKTDLNISLAALEMLSGLARTRIRETARKLTDALECKRAVKWLCDYIAYQCWRPPPAHSKDLHSSIVAAFACLTTWLTAHPQLLQDKECLATVLEVVELGVSGSKSVGKPGEPIKMKDEKELKPASMRVRDAADALLTIILEQVGYFPSVCGAESLSSLLDEVSLLRHCNSWPGGRQVPRETAVERFRYFVADNATMLALLEEPLGNDQDPQPTVTVLIRGPFGRHAWTMQLRHLPRHRSIVRSSNTNPGRPLPLQETQPPTDYKPRFFPDNVDKIPHCKVDESIPSLEAVMNENDLVKNEHQMLHQLLDYAIGSEAKSNEENANRVASAKMNECSPPKICHEFQTARLFLSHFGFLNLESNAANNDLSSAGSEGLTALDPTIAGFANDLESLDHISARTCDTVHIFYVKSGQSTPEAILANVLNESNVSSNFLEFLNSLGWQVSVTSHAGWTGHVQTSWRSTSTSSVSANAHVVQPADEEEHGGALYNGSRHVLYWADVSSEVAFVVPTWAANVTTSETADNNFSEPANVWFERCVSTSAAQAFSNSHAVTGQTRAMSLDLEKQSANMASSAAAAPIEPIKPSRRATKHSFPAQTDTKIMVVWLESLEDYAQFPIAGLLPHTHTGLDHSRTVQACDVHVIYLQALASGLMRIKLQGPTSRMNLATPLIDGMVVSRRALGPLVRQTALNIGRRKRLDNDSYHPPHVRRRLRIQDMVQKYKRNLQQPELLTLLFNSTQM from the exons ATGAATTTTGGAGTCTTCAATCGCGTTAATCTTAAG GACTTGGGAGACAACATGTACTCAGAGTGGGCATCTCTGAGTATACTGATCCAGCAAGGGTCAGAGGACAGTCAAAGTGTTCTTGAAAAATTTGCTCCTGGCGTTGGCAGAGAGGTGACGCTTTCAATAGTACGTCAACTAGCCACAAATCTAGGAATCGCTCAAGCTGCTGAACCAAGTCCCTTGAATACAGATAAGGAAGTTCGATGGTGTATGGAAGTAATCTGCTTTGGACTCTCATTACCTCTGACTGAGCACGACACCGTCAGAGATTGTGTCAATGTGTACTGCGAGTGGCTTTCTGCATTGTACACTTCACCCAAAATTTCTGTGCCTAAACCTATAGCCGATGATCCCAACTACTATGCGAGAAAAATCATTGGTCACTTCCACAATCTTTTTGTACCTAGGAAAGGAGAAG GAGCTGATACAATCAACAAACAAGCAGTATTATGTCACAGAGTATTAAGAACATTACAGCAAGTTGCTAGGATATCTGCAAACTTAGAAAGAGAAACATGGGAAagtttgttattgtttttaattggCATTAATGATGCTCTCCTGGCACCACCAGCAATAAGAGAAGACACTGGCGAGCAATTATGTGAGCGAGTATTGGGAGTGCTGTTGGAG GTTTGGTTAGTAGCATGCGAGCGAAATTTCCCATCTCCACCCTTGTGGAGGACTCTACGCGAATCCTGTCTTCGTTGGCGCCATCGATTATCTTTGATAGAACAATGGAATCGAGTTTGCTTGGCTCTTACAGCACGACTTTTACATATTATGTACGGGCCAATGTTTCCAGAGTTAAAAATTA GTGAAGAAGATTCTCAATTGGTATCCAGTACAATGTCCAACGAAGCTGTTGCGCAGGCATGGTATAGGCTTTTACGTACAATTGGAGACCCCGTCGATTTGTGCCGTCCAGCCGTCATTTCGCAGACGCAGGCGTTCCTAAGATACGCCATTGCCAGTCCTAATGTTGTTGATCCCTGTCAACATCCATGTTTACAACAATTACCCTACATATTTCTTAAAGCAATAAAGGGTATTGCCGGACAGGTCGACGCGTTTTTAG GTATCGCACAGGCCTGCTGCTGGGAGGAGTGTTGCGTGACGAGTCTGGGAATCAGCGGCGGTGGAGGCAGTTCTAGTATTGGCCTCACCGCTAGTACCGTTGGCTTGACGAGCATCAGCGGTGACAGAATCATGAAGGATCAACCACATCCTTCACCTACACCTCCCACGCAGCGCAGGCTTGCCAAGAGCTTCAGTGTGACGCCCTCCGCTGTCACTAAGG GAATACCTAAGGCATCTCTAATAGGACTAACAACTAGCAGAGTTACCAGTACACCGCTGATGAGTACCAATTCTGGTCCGTCATCTACTTCCAGCACAACTT CTATGGTATCATTAAATCAAGATGCTAGACCACCTTTAGCATCAGGACGGCCAAAGTGCAATAGTATACTTCATCTGTTTGGTGAGTGGCTTTTTGAAGCTGCATTTATAGGTACCGACGGCTGGTCGCAAAATCTACCAC AACCAAATAATGCCCCTAAACGTCCATCTTCAGTACTCGTTGATGGTCCCAGTTCTCTACAAGAAAATATTGGAGAAGTTCCACCTTCTCTCAGCATAGACCGTTACGAATCTGGAAGAGCAGAAGCCATGGGTACTCTTTGTAGAATATTTTGCGCCAAAAAGACTGGAGAGGAAATTTTACCAGCTTATTTGGCCAGGTTTTATCAAGCGATGAACCATGGTCTCAAAGTTAACAGGTTTTCCGAT GTGAGAGAATGCGGCGAAACTCTGGCGAGTATTTTATCCAACTCGGCAGATCTTTTTCGGCTTGATTTGGATGGCGTACAGGTTTTAGTACCAGCAGTACTTTCTGCTTTGGAAGTTGTGCTTCCAGAAAAAGATTTAAGACTTAAATCGAACGCGGTTTCAAAAGTAGAATTACGAAGATCTTCCATCCATTTGTTACTGTCCATGTTATCACTACCGTTACATTTCCAG AATCTTCAAATCAAAGAAATACCAACTGCTTCTTTGATCAACCATGAAAAGATTCCTATTACGTTTGCACAGTTGAAACCAAAATTGATGAACTTGTTGATAAATGCTTTGCAAGTGGAAGTTGATCCACAAAATACTCATATGCTTTTAG GTGGCTTGTTATTGAGTGTGCAAGATTCAGCAGCGGCTGAAGAAGCAGAGCAAGTTACACAACCTGATAGTACAATTTCGAATGAGTCGACCACTAATTTACTTTCATCTg TCTGCACCAGCGATACGACCAGTCAGATAAGCATTTCCAGTGACCTGCGCTCTCTAGGCGATGCATCCGATATTGCTATGCTCCAAGAAGAAAGCATTTCCTTCG ATTCGGCACATGCACTATTTGTGCGGGCAACGTACTTGGTTTGCCATCGGCTGATATCGTCTTGGAAAACGGATTTGAATATTTCACTGGCGGCTCTCGAGATGCTCTCCGGGTTGGCGAGGACGCGTATTCGCGAAACAG CCAGGAAGCTTACAG ATGCCCTGGAGTGTAAGAGAGCAGTGAAGTGGCTGTGTGACTATATAGCTTATCAATGTTGGCGACCGCCGCCAGCACATTCCAAAGATCTTCATTCGTCCATCGTTGCTGCCTTTGCTTGTTTAACCACTTGGTTGACTGCTCATCCCCAACTTTTGCAAGACAAGGAGTGCTTGGCCACAGTTTTAGAGGTGGTGGAGTTGGGTGTTTCTGGTTCAAAATCAGTCGGCAAACCTGGCGAGCCGATTAAAATGAAGGATGAAAAGGAGCTAAAGCCGGCATCGATGCGCGTAAGAGACGCAGCCGATGCTTTGCTAACAATTATTCTTGAACAG GTTGGCTACTTCCCGAGTGTGTGCGGTGCCGAATCTCTGTCCTCTCTCCTCGACGAGGTTTCTCTGCTGCGCCACTGTAATAGTTGGCCTGGCGGACGACAAGTTCCCCGAGAGACGGCCGTCGAGCGATTCCGCTACTTTGTCGCAGATAACGCAACCATGCTGGCACTTTTGGAAGAGCCTCTGGGCAACGACCAAGACCCTCAGCCAACCGTCACGGTGTTGATTCGCGGGCCTTTTGGTCGTCATGCTTGGACAATGCAGCTGAGACATCTGCCTCGACATCGATCGATTGTACGAAGTTCTAATACGAACCCGGGCAGACCGTTACCTCTGCAAGAAACACAACCTCCAACAGACTACAAACCCAGATTCTTCCCGGACAACGTGGATAAAATACCTCATTGCAAAGT AGACGAATCGATTCCAAGTTTGGAAGCTGTAATGAACGAGAACGACTTGGTAAAGAATGAGCATCAGATGTTGCACCAATTGCTCGACTATGCAATTGGCAGTGAAGCGAAGTCCAACGAGGAAAACGCAAACCGTGTTGCCTCCGCCAAGATGAACGAATGTTCGCCACCCAAGATATGCCACGAATTTCAGACTGCTCGATTATTTCTCAGTCATTTCGGCTTTTTGAATCTCGAATCTAATGCGGCAAATAACGACCTCAGCAGCGCCGGTAGTGAAGGTCTAACTGCCCTCGATCCAACCATAGCTGGTTTCGCAAATGATCTTGAGAGTCTGGATCATATCAGTGCTAGAACGTGCGATACGGTTCACATTTTTTACGTGAAATCTGGACAGTCAACACCTGAAGCAATACTTGCGAACGTG TTAAACGAGAGCAACGTATCGTCAAATTTCTTGGAATTTCTAAACTCGTTGGGCTGGCAAGTCTCAGTCACGTCGCATGCAGGATGGACTGGTCACGTTCAGACTTCGTGGCGTTCGACCTCGACTTCCTCTGTATCTGCAAACGCTCATGTTGTTCAACCAGCGGACGAGGAGGAACACGGCGGTGCTCTGTACAACGGCAGCAGGCACGTGCTCTATTGGGCGGATGTCAGTTCGGAGGTGGCATTTGTTGTACCGACTTGGGCAGCAAACGTGACAACGTCGGAAACGGCCGACAACAACTTTAGCGAGCCCGCTAATG TTTGGTTTGAGAGGTGCGTCAGTACAAGTGCTGCTCAGGCGTTCTCGAATTCGCATGCAGTTACCGGACAAACTCGCGCAATGTCATTGGATCTGGAAAAACAGTCAGCCAATATGGCTTcgtcagcggcggcggcgccgaTAGAGCCAATAAAACCCAGTAGGAGGGCTACCAAGCATTCGTTCCCGGCGCAGACAGATACGAAAATTATGGTGGTGTGGTTGGAGAGTCTGGAGGACTACGCACAATTTCCAATCG CGGGACTATTGCCCCACACGCACACGGGCTTGGATCACTCACGTACGGTGCAGGCGTGTGACGTTCATGTGATCTACTTACAAGCTCTCGCTAGCGGACTCATGCGGATAAAGTTACAAGGCCCGACCTCAAGAATGAATTTAGCGACACCGTTAATCGATGGGATGGTCGTTTCGAGAAGAGCTTTGGGCCCTTTGGTTCGCCAAACTGCGCTCAACATTGGTCGGAGGAAACGTCTAGATAATGATAG TTATCATCCGCCGCACGTTCGAAGACGGCTAAGAATCCAGGATATGGTTCAAAAGTACAAGCGCAATTTACAGCAACCCGAACTTTTGACTCTGTTATTTAATAGCACtcaaatgtaa